A genomic region of Candidatus Bathyarchaeota archaeon contains the following coding sequences:
- a CDS encoding ABC transporter ATP-binding protein, with amino-acid sequence MVNIEIENVHFSYKSTKVLENVTAKIEGGSFVGLLGPNGSGKTTLLKCLSGILKPKIGLIFFDGKSLGIFSGSDLAKNFSIVFTNAIDTPQMEVFDIIATARYPWTGWLGSLSLRDINIINEALEILEIKDFVARRFNELSDGQKQKVLIARALAQEAKVLLLDEPAAHLDIKHQIEVLNIIKKITKERNLITISALHDINLAAFFCDSIILLNKGKIISIGSAESVLTSENIEKVFNIKVIVKKHPITGSPYIIPICSSKLKTVQPKNITVHVICGGGTGAPLMKMLLEYGCKVTAGVLNVLDTDYEEACMLGVEIISEAPFSPITSNSHNANLRKMCEADVVVLTNVPFGYGNLKNLEACITALKKGVTVVVVEETSIEERDFTEGKAKALYNELKKEGAIIVKNYAQILHIIKSVESNIYNEN; translated from the coding sequence ATGGTGAATATTGAAATTGAAAATGTTCACTTTAGTTACAAATCTACTAAAGTATTAGAAAATGTAACTGCTAAAATTGAGGGGGGAAGCTTCGTAGGTTTGCTTGGTCCAAATGGATCAGGTAAAACAACACTATTAAAATGTTTAAGCGGAATACTTAAGCCAAAGATAGGTTTAATTTTCTTTGATGGTAAAAGTTTAGGGATTTTTTCAGGAAGTGATTTAGCGAAAAACTTTTCTATTGTTTTTACAAATGCTATTGATACGCCTCAAATGGAGGTATTTGACATAATAGCTACTGCGAGGTATCCATGGACGGGGTGGTTAGGGTCTCTTAGCTTAAGAGATATAAATATTATAAATGAAGCTTTAGAAATACTTGAGATAAAGGATTTTGTTGCAAGACGATTTAATGAGCTTAGCGATGGCCAAAAACAAAAAGTTTTAATTGCAAGAGCATTAGCTCAAGAAGCAAAAGTTTTACTTTTAGATGAGCCTGCAGCCCATCTTGATATAAAACATCAAATTGAAGTTCTTAACATTATTAAAAAGATTACAAAAGAAAGAAACTTAATAACAATAAGTGCATTACATGATATAAATCTCGCCGCTTTCTTCTGTGATTCCATAATTTTATTAAATAAAGGTAAAATAATTTCTATAGGTTCAGCCGAATCTGTTTTAACTAGTGAGAATATCGAAAAAGTTTTTAACATAAAGGTTATTGTGAAAAAACATCCGATTACTGGCTCTCCGTATATAATACCAATATGCTCCTCAAAGTTAAAAACAGTTCAACCAAAAAATATAACGGTTCATGTAATATGTGGTGGTGGCACAGGAGCTCCATTAATGAAAATGCTGCTAGAATATGGATGTAAAGTAACCGCAGGAGTACTTAATGTATTAGATACTGATTATGAAGAAGCATGCATGCTTGGAGTAGAGATTATAAGCGAAGCTCCTTTCTCCCCAATAACGAGTAATTCACATAATGCTAATTTAAGGAAGATGTGTGAAGCTGATGTAGTTGTGTTAACTAATGTACCTTTTGGGTATGGAAACCTTAAAAATCTTGAGGCATGTATAACAGCTTTAAAAAAAGGTGTAACAGTTGTGGTTGTTGAGGAAACAAGTATTGAAGAAAGGGATTTTACAGAGGGAAAAGCTAAAGCATTATATAATGAATTAAAAAAGGAAGGTGCAATAATTGTTAAAAATTACGCTCAAATCCTACATATAATAAAAAGTGTTGAAAGTAATATTTATAATGAAAATTAA
- a CDS encoding DUF4443 domain-containing protein encodes MKIIKKIMDSIEESRGKGPSPSFSFLDALNTLEVIWRNKIIGRKKLSNEIGLGEGSTRTIIKMLRKLGLIESNRLGCKLTKKGKCVIQYLKSKIGPMAIVSRSFLAIGEANFGVLVRKAGVKVKNGVEQRDEAIKVGAKAATTLIFKKGNLILPPMNKIINKDYPNIAKEIFQLFQPKENDVIIICSAKNKLLAEKGAKAAAWSLIKEGIFTNK; translated from the coding sequence ATGAAGATAATTAAAAAAATTATGGATAGTATTGAAGAAAGCAGAGGTAAAGGACCATCACCATCATTCTCTTTTCTTGATGCGCTAAATACTTTAGAAGTTATTTGGAGAAATAAAATTATAGGGAGAAAAAAACTTTCTAATGAAATTGGATTAGGGGAAGGCTCAACAAGAACAATAATAAAAATGTTAAGAAAATTAGGATTGATTGAATCAAATAGGCTTGGATGTAAATTAACTAAAAAAGGAAAATGTGTAATTCAATATCTTAAATCTAAAATCGGTCCAATGGCAATAGTTTCAAGAAGTTTTTTAGCTATTGGTGAAGCAAATTTTGGAGTGTTAGTTAGGAAAGCTGGAGTTAAAGTAAAAAATGGAGTAGAACAAAGAGATGAAGCAATTAAAGTTGGAGCAAAAGCTGCAACCACCCTTATTTTTAAAAAAGGAAATTTAATTCTTCCACCCATGAATAAAATAATTAATAAAGACTATCCTAATATTGCTAAAGAGATTTTTCAATTATTTCAGCCAAAAGAAAACGATGTTATTATAATTTGCAGCGCAAAAAATAAGCTTTTAGCAGAAAAAGGAGCAAAAGCTGCAGCATGGAGTTTAATTAAAGAAGGAATTTTTACAAATAAATAA
- the eno gene encoding phosphopyruvate hydratase: MKEEKYLIKKVNAREILDSRGNPTVEAEVITEGGFLGRASVPSGASTGKYEALELRDMDNSRFLGKGVSKAVLNVKTKISEALIGMDCRKQREIDEEMLKLDGTKNKSILGANAILSVSLANAKAAANAQGIPLHEHLGGVTAVTLPIPMMNIINGGKHAGNKLKIQEFLILPVGANSFKEALRIGVEVYYALKNILKNKYGRSAINVGDEGGFAPPMEKTNEALEAIIKAVEESGFKLNKEIWLGIDAAASNFYSEKDGKYYIDDKTLTPGELLDFYKELIKNYKVFSIEDPFQEEDFESFVQLTKNAGKNTQIVGDDLFVTNIERLSKGISMGAANALLMKVNQIGTLTEAIEAAELAFRNGYKVIVSHRSGETEDPIIADIAVGIKAQEIKTGAPARGERTAKYNQLLRIEEYLGDSAKYWGKILV; encoded by the coding sequence ATGAAGGAAGAAAAATATTTAATTAAAAAAGTTAATGCTCGAGAAATTTTAGATTCTAGAGGAAACCCAACTGTGGAAGCTGAAGTAATCACGGAGGGGGGCTTCCTAGGTAGAGCTTCTGTTCCTTCAGGAGCTTCAACAGGAAAATATGAAGCTTTAGAGCTTAGAGATATGGATAATTCTAGGTTTCTTGGTAAAGGAGTTTCTAAAGCTGTATTAAACGTGAAAACAAAGATTTCTGAGGCTTTAATTGGAATGGATTGTAGAAAACAAAGAGAAATCGATGAAGAAATGCTTAAGCTTGATGGAACTAAAAATAAAAGTATTCTCGGTGCTAATGCTATTTTAAGTGTTAGCTTAGCGAATGCAAAAGCTGCAGCTAATGCTCAAGGTATTCCTTTACATGAACATTTAGGTGGAGTAACAGCTGTAACTTTACCCATTCCAATGATGAATATAATAAATGGTGGAAAACATGCTGGAAACAAATTAAAAATCCAAGAGTTTTTAATTCTTCCTGTAGGAGCAAATTCATTTAAGGAAGCTTTAAGGATAGGTGTTGAAGTTTACTATGCATTAAAAAACATTTTAAAGAATAAATATGGTCGTTCAGCTATTAATGTTGGAGATGAAGGAGGTTTTGCGCCTCCAATGGAGAAAACAAATGAAGCTTTAGAAGCAATTATAAAAGCAGTAGAGGAAAGCGGTTTTAAATTAAATAAAGAAATTTGGTTAGGTATCGACGCTGCTGCCAGTAATTTCTATAGTGAAAAAGATGGAAAATACTATATTGATGATAAAACATTAACACCTGGAGAACTTCTAGATTTTTATAAGGAATTAATAAAGAACTACAAAGTATTCTCTATAGAAGATCCATTTCAAGAAGAAGACTTTGAAAGCTTTGTTCAATTAACAAAAAATGCTGGAAAAAACACTCAAATAGTTGGAGATGACCTGTTTGTTACAAATATAGAAAGGTTAAGTAAAGGAATAAGTATGGGCGCAGCTAATGCTTTGCTTATGAAAGTTAATCAAATAGGGACGCTTACTGAAGCTATTGAGGCAGCTGAATTAGCTTTTAGAAACGGATATAAAGTAATTGTAAGCCATAGATCTGGAGAAACTGAAGATCCAATAATTGCTGATATAGCTGTTGGAATAAAAGCTCAAGAAATTAAAACTGGAGCTCCAGCTAGAGGAGAAAGAACTGCAAAATATAATCAACTTTTAAGAATTGAAGAATATTTAGGGGATTCAGCTAAATACTGGGGAAAAATTCTAGTTTAA
- a CDS encoding diphthine--ammonia ligase — protein MKSFISWSGGKDSCLAFYKALKTGVKASFLLTMLEEEGLRSRSHGLKKKVFDVQSKAIGIPILYKKVSWENYEEKFKEAIEWLKKHGVEAGVFGDICLPEHKDWVEKVCSEMKIKALEPLWGEPYEKIIDEFLTYGFEAIIISVKSKLIDEEWLGKSFNKNFINYLKSVKVDLLGENGEYHTLVTYGPLFKKRIKILNSRKIQVNNYSFLDVDVGI, from the coding sequence ATGAAAAGCTTTATTTCTTGGAGCGGGGGAAAAGATAGCTGTTTAGCTTTTTATAAGGCTTTAAAAACAGGTGTTAAAGCTTCATTTTTATTAACAATGCTTGAAGAAGAAGGGTTAAGATCTAGAAGTCATGGATTAAAGAAGAAAGTTTTTGATGTTCAATCTAAAGCTATTGGAATACCAATTTTATATAAGAAGGTTTCTTGGGAAAATTATGAAGAAAAATTTAAAGAAGCTATAGAATGGTTGAAAAAGCATGGGGTTGAAGCAGGTGTTTTCGGAGATATATGCCTTCCTGAACATAAAGATTGGGTTGAAAAAGTTTGCAGTGAAATGAAAATCAAAGCTTTAGAGCCTCTTTGGGGGGAACCATATGAAAAAATAATTGATGAATTTTTAACTTATGGTTTTGAAGCTATAATTATAAGCGTTAAATCTAAATTAATTGATGAAGAGTGGCTTGGTAAAAGTTTCAATAAAAATTTTATTAATTATCTTAAAAGCGTTAAAGTTGATTTGCTTGGTGAAAATGGAGAGTATCACACATTAGTAACTTATGGACCTTTATTTAAAAAACGAATTAAAATATTAAATAGTAGAAAAATTCAAGTAAATAATTATAGTTTTTTAGATGTGGATGTAGGGATTTAA